One part of the Zymomonas mobilis subsp. pomaceae ATCC 29192 genome encodes these proteins:
- the galU gene encoding UTP--glucose-1-phosphate uridylyltransferase GalU — MKPVRKAIFPVAGQGTRFLPATKAMPKEMLPVVDRPLIQYAVDEARAAGIEELIFVTGRGKQAIEDYFDIAYELEASLHAKGKIAMLDLLADSRLEPGRACFIRQQEPLGLGHAVWCARDLIGNEPFAVLLPDELLWNPKQPSLCQLVETYNIKGGNVVTVMEVPEAHTHRYGIIDPDKTEGDVHEVKGLVEKPETNAPSRLAMVGRYILQPEIMDLLAEDNRGVGGEIQLTDAMAQLIGQYPFHACRFDGIRHDCGDKAGFIQANVALALERPDIGPAVREYLKHQSF; from the coding sequence ATGAAACCTGTTCGTAAGGCTATTTTCCCTGTCGCAGGCCAAGGGACCCGTTTTCTACCTGCGACTAAAGCCATGCCGAAAGAAATGTTGCCAGTCGTTGACCGTCCTCTTATCCAATATGCTGTTGATGAAGCGCGGGCGGCTGGGATCGAAGAGCTAATCTTTGTTACGGGGCGTGGCAAACAGGCCATCGAAGATTATTTCGATATAGCCTATGAATTAGAGGCCTCTCTTCATGCCAAAGGTAAAATAGCGATGCTGGATCTGCTCGCTGATAGCCGATTGGAACCCGGACGCGCTTGTTTTATTCGCCAGCAAGAACCTTTGGGTTTAGGCCATGCCGTGTGGTGTGCCAGAGACTTGATTGGAAATGAACCCTTTGCCGTTCTGTTGCCGGATGAATTATTGTGGAATCCTAAACAACCCAGTCTATGCCAACTCGTTGAAACCTATAATATCAAAGGCGGTAATGTTGTAACCGTTATGGAAGTGCCAGAAGCGCATACCCATCGCTATGGTATTATTGATCCCGATAAAACTGAGGGTGATGTGCATGAAGTGAAAGGTCTAGTTGAAAAGCCAGAAACTAATGCTCCATCCCGTTTAGCGATGGTCGGTCGTTATATTCTCCAACCGGAAATTATGGATTTGTTGGCAGAAGATAATCGCGGTGTTGGTGGTGAAATACAGTTAACAGATGCTATGGCACAATTGATTGGGCAGTATCCTTTTCATGCCTGTCGATTTGATGGTATTCGGCATGATTGTGGGGACAAGGCAGGATTTATTCAGGCAAATGTTGCTTTAGCGCTCGAAAGGCCTGATATAGGCCCCGCGGTCAGAGAATATCTGAAGCATCAGAGTTTCTAA
- the lysA gene encoding diaminopimelate decarboxylase, which produces MNPFPMIADSLYAEEIPLSEIAEKYGTPCYVYSQSYLIERAQRFSRSLEGAGKGKALIAFAVKANPSQAVLATLASQGLGADVVSAGEIKRAIAAGIPAERIVFSGVGKTAEEMAYALDIGIGQFNIESIPEIEMLADVAAVAGKIAPIALRINPDVDAKTHAKIATGKADTKFGIAAEQALEAYNEAARYPTLKVKGIASHIGSQITDLAPFEAAAQRIHEIITLLEEAGHTITTADLGGGLGVKYSEDQPEPPTPEEYGNMVRRATAGWNCQLIFEPGRAIIANAGLLLSKVIRVKESKNARFVVVDAAMNDLIRPTLYEAFHEIRAVTPKKGVYQADIVGPVCETGDIFAHNRMITPLKANDLIAIMSAGAYGATMASAYNSRPLVAEVMVSGKKSSLIRKRQSVEDLMRDELRPFWDNQQ; this is translated from the coding sequence ATGAACCCTTTTCCTATGATTGCTGATTCCCTCTATGCTGAGGAAATACCCCTCTCTGAAATCGCTGAAAAATATGGCACACCTTGCTATGTTTACTCTCAATCTTATTTGATTGAGCGAGCGCAACGCTTCAGCCGATCGTTAGAGGGGGCAGGAAAAGGCAAAGCGCTGATTGCCTTTGCAGTAAAGGCTAATCCTTCACAGGCTGTATTAGCAACATTGGCCTCGCAGGGTCTGGGTGCAGATGTTGTCTCGGCAGGAGAAATTAAACGCGCTATAGCGGCAGGTATACCGGCAGAAAGAATAGTCTTTTCTGGTGTTGGAAAAACTGCCGAAGAAATGGCCTATGCCTTGGATATAGGGATTGGTCAGTTTAACATTGAATCTATTCCTGAGATCGAAATGTTGGCTGATGTTGCCGCCGTTGCGGGGAAGATTGCCCCGATCGCGTTACGAATTAATCCAGATGTCGATGCAAAAACGCATGCAAAAATTGCGACGGGCAAGGCTGATACTAAATTCGGTATCGCAGCGGAGCAAGCGCTAGAAGCTTATAATGAGGCCGCTCGCTATCCCACTTTAAAAGTGAAAGGGATTGCCAGCCATATTGGTAGCCAAATCACGGATCTTGCCCCTTTTGAAGCCGCGGCTCAGCGTATCCATGAAATCATTACCTTGTTAGAAGAAGCGGGTCATACAATTACGACGGCTGATCTTGGGGGTGGTCTTGGCGTGAAATACAGTGAGGATCAGCCAGAACCGCCGACCCCTGAGGAATACGGAAATATGGTGCGGCGTGCGACCGCTGGTTGGAATTGCCAATTGATCTTTGAACCCGGACGGGCGATTATTGCTAATGCGGGTTTACTATTATCGAAAGTTATTCGGGTTAAGGAAAGCAAAAACGCCCGTTTTGTCGTAGTCGATGCTGCGATGAATGACCTTATTCGGCCAACACTTTATGAGGCTTTTCACGAGATCCGTGCAGTGACCCCCAAAAAAGGTGTCTATCAGGCCGACATTGTCGGTCCGGTTTGCGAAACGGGCGATATTTTTGCGCATAACCGCATGATTACACCGCTTAAAGCTAATGATCTTATCGCTATTATGTCAGCCGGTGCCTATGGCGCCACGATGGCAAGTGCCTATAATTCGCGGCCTCTAGTCGCTGAAGTCATGGTGTCAGGTAAGAAGTCGTCGCTTATCCGTAAAAGACAGTCAGTCGAAGATTTGATGCGCGATGAATTGAGACCATTCTGGGATAATCAGCAATAA